A region from the Canis aureus isolate CA01 chromosome 10, VMU_Caureus_v.1.0, whole genome shotgun sequence genome encodes:
- the TRMO gene encoding tRNA (adenine(37)-N6)-methyltransferase isoform X3 — translation MIHGTPVLDIKPYIAEYDSPQNLVEPPQDFNLQKNQYKPKNTSQSNGKIDSYDQRQISRCDKPQAYSHTKEKPKCPEDRTSEDDMKRDNSTKVQQNSPQHREIAADLGLESRNDESLNVVEEQIGPYCLEKSFSDKIRHVQGGMAVDEKSFSEEGTEKRLRSGKEAVVPKGNSAELQPMALHCPSRMAGAAPHSMVPAWVREAPVATLEVRFTPHAEMDLEHLSSEDGSQSSFKYFQSAEEARHAIEAVLSADPRSIYRRKLCQDRLFYFTVDIAHITCWFGDDFAEVLRIKPASEPVQMTDPEEYLVSLGS, via the exons ATGATTCATGGCACACCTGTCCTAGACATAAAGCCCTACATAGCTGAATATGACTCACCTCAAAATTTGGTTGAACCTCCACAGGACTTTAATTTACAGAAAAACCAATATAAACCCAAAAATACATCTCAGTCTAATGGCAAGATTGACAGCTATGACCAGCGACAGATCTCAAGGTGTGATAAACCACAAGCCTATAGTCACACTAAGGAGAAACCTAAATGTCCTGAAGATAGAACTTCAGAAGACGATATGAAACGTGACAACTCAACAAAAGTCCAGCAAAACTCCCCTCAGCACAGGGAGATAGCAGCAGATTTGGGCTTAGAATCAAGAAATGATGAAAGTCTGAATGTTGTAGAAGAACAAATTGGCCCATATTGCCTGGAGAAGAGCTTTTCAGACAAGATCAGgcacgttcagggtggtatggccgtagatgAGAAGAGCTTTTCAGAGGAAGGTACAGAAAAGAGGCTAAGGAGTGGGAAAGAAGCAGTGGTTCCAAAAGGAAATAGTGCAGAGTTGCAGCCCATGGCTCTTCACTGCCCTTCCAGGATGGCTGGTGCAGCCCCCCACAGCATGGTCCCTGCCTGGGTGAGAGAGGCCCCTGTGGCCACCTTGGAAGTCCGGTTTACTCCTCACGCAGAGATGGATCTTGAGCACCTCAGTTCAGAAG ATGGCAGTCAgtcttcatttaaatattttcaatcagCAGAGGAAGCAAGGCATGCCATTGAGGCTGTGTTGTCAGCCGACCCTCGGTCCATATATCGACGGAAGCTCTGCCAGGACCGCCTTTTCTACTTTACTGTAGACATAGCACACATCACTTGCTGGTTTGGTGATGACTTTGCAGAGGTTCTAAGGATCAAGCCAGCTTCAGAACCTGTTCAGATGACTGATCCTGAGGAGTACTTGGTGTCTCTGGGATCGTAA
- the HEMGN gene encoding hemogen isoform X2, translated as MFQKSLELGICETESNSEKEKLKHKRSKICNGTLGMKKCKRPRTGKGNKRGRKRKQNTELKVEPQSQFKNDMMEKALASVEKETEPPRSITEALSLVASPKKVVPKKQFSAEDKESIMYQESSSELQGIVVQNHPSETCQDMAEPEVLSPTMCQERMVLQDHTSKICPDMAEPEALSPIMCQETVVLQGHPSKMCPDISEPEASSPTMFQETAILQSHPSRMCPDTAEPEALSPTKSQEMAVVKDIPSKTPEDVADLEGCSLEAPPKPDVPKGYALETYQKRAEPEEYNSDPDQGMAEIESLFPKTQDIAVPKDLSTKTHQETVEPEHFSCETYQEFAMPKASCHQRIQEMPAPEEYTPEIYQETPGPADSSPEIYQETAGTEDSSPEIYQETPGPEDLSTKTYKNKDMPKECFPEPYQETGGPQGQDPKTHQEDAKDVYTFPREMREKPKAEEPEIPAIPNVPQEIHPENDVFSYVLF; from the exons ATGTTCCAG AAGTCATTGGAACTTGGAATTTGCGAAACAGAGAGcaactcagaaaaagaaaagctgaagcaCAAGAGAAGCAAAATTTGCAATGGCACTTTGGGTATG aaaaaatgcaAGCGGCCAAggacaggaaaaggaaataaaagaggcagaaagagaaaacaaaatacagaactgAAGGTGGAACCTCagtcacaatttaaaaatgacatgatGGAGAAAGCACTGGCATCTGTGGAGAaagaaactgagccacccaggagtatAACCGAAGCACTCTCTCTGGTAGCCTCTCCCAAAAAAGTTGTGCCTAAGAAACAATTTTCTGCAGAGGATAAAGAAAGCATTATGTATCAGGAGAGTTCTTCTGAGTTACAAGGAATAGTGGTACAAAACCACCCTTCTGAAACATGCCAAGATATGGCTGAACCTGAAGTCCTCTCTCCTACAATGTGCCAAGAAAGAATGGTACTTCAAGACCATACTTCTAAAATTTGTCCTGATATGGCTGAACCTGAAGCCCTCTCTCCTATAATGTGCCAAGAAACAGTTGTACTTCAAGGTCATCCTTCCAAAATGTGTCCTGATATCTCTGAACCTGAAGCCTCCTCTCCTACAATGTTCCAAGAAACAGCTATACTTCAAAGCCATCCTTCCAGAATGTGCCCTGATACGGCTGAACCTGAAGCCCTCTCTCCTACAAAAAGCCAAGAAATGGCTGTAGTCAAAGACATTCCTTCTAAAACACCTGAAGACGTAGCTGACCTGGAAGGATGCTCTCTTGAAGCACCCCCCAAACCAGATGTGCCTAAAGGATACGCCCTTGAAACATACCAAAAAAGAGCTGAACCTGAGGAATACAATTCTGACCCAGATCAAGGAATGGCTGAGATTGAAAGCCTCTTTCCTAAAACACAAGACATAGCTGTGCCTAAAGACCTTTCTACAAAAACACACCAAGAAACAGTTGAACCTGAACACTTCTCTTGTGAAACATATCAAGAATTTGCTATGCCTAAAGCATCCTGCCATCAAAGGATCCAAGAAATGCCTGCCCCTGAGGAATATACACCTGAAATATATCAAGAGACACCTGGACCTGCGGACTCTTCACCTGAAATATACCAAGAAACAGCTGGGACTGAAGACTCTTCACCTGAAATATACCAAGAAACACCTGGGCCTGAGGACCTCTCTACTAAGACATATAAAAATAAGGATATGCCTAAAGAATGCTTTCCAGAACCATACCAAGAAACAGGTGGGCCCCAAGGCCAGGATCCTAAAACACATCAGGAGGATGCTAAGGATGTTTATACTTTTCCCCGAG aaatgagagaaaaaccCAAAGCAGAAGAACCAGAGATACCAGCAATTCCAAATGTTCCTCAAGAGATTCATCCAGAAAATGATGTCTttagttatgttttgttttaa
- the HEMGN gene encoding hemogen isoform X1, protein MDLGKDQSHLTFHQTTNPRQEKNHVPEVIGTWNLRNREQLRKRKAEAQEKQNLQWHFGEKKCKRPRTGKGNKRGRKRKQNTELKVEPQSQFKNDMMEKALASVEKETEPPRSITEALSLVASPKKVVPKKQFSAEDKESIMYQESSSELQGIVVQNHPSETCQDMAEPEVLSPTMCQERMVLQDHTSKICPDMAEPEALSPIMCQETVVLQGHPSKMCPDISEPEASSPTMFQETAILQSHPSRMCPDTAEPEALSPTKSQEMAVVKDIPSKTPEDVADLEGCSLEAPPKPDVPKGYALETYQKRAEPEEYNSDPDQGMAEIESLFPKTQDIAVPKDLSTKTHQETVEPEHFSCETYQEFAMPKASCHQRIQEMPAPEEYTPEIYQETPGPADSSPEIYQETAGTEDSSPEIYQETPGPEDLSTKTYKNKDMPKECFPEPYQETGGPQGQDPKTHQEDAKDVYTFPREMREKPKAEEPEIPAIPNVPQEIHPENDVFSYVLF, encoded by the exons ATGGATTTGGGAAAGGACCAATCTCACTTGACGTTCCATCAGACAACTAATCCTCGTCAAGAAAAGAACCATGTTCCAG AAGTCATTGGAACTTGGAATTTGCGAAACAGAGAGcaactcagaaaaagaaaagctgaagcaCAAGAGAAGCAAAATTTGCAATGGCACTTTGG agagaaaaaatgcaAGCGGCCAAggacaggaaaaggaaataaaagaggcagaaagagaaaacaaaatacagaactgAAGGTGGAACCTCagtcacaatttaaaaatgacatgatGGAGAAAGCACTGGCATCTGTGGAGAaagaaactgagccacccaggagtatAACCGAAGCACTCTCTCTGGTAGCCTCTCCCAAAAAAGTTGTGCCTAAGAAACAATTTTCTGCAGAGGATAAAGAAAGCATTATGTATCAGGAGAGTTCTTCTGAGTTACAAGGAATAGTGGTACAAAACCACCCTTCTGAAACATGCCAAGATATGGCTGAACCTGAAGTCCTCTCTCCTACAATGTGCCAAGAAAGAATGGTACTTCAAGACCATACTTCTAAAATTTGTCCTGATATGGCTGAACCTGAAGCCCTCTCTCCTATAATGTGCCAAGAAACAGTTGTACTTCAAGGTCATCCTTCCAAAATGTGTCCTGATATCTCTGAACCTGAAGCCTCCTCTCCTACAATGTTCCAAGAAACAGCTATACTTCAAAGCCATCCTTCCAGAATGTGCCCTGATACGGCTGAACCTGAAGCCCTCTCTCCTACAAAAAGCCAAGAAATGGCTGTAGTCAAAGACATTCCTTCTAAAACACCTGAAGACGTAGCTGACCTGGAAGGATGCTCTCTTGAAGCACCCCCCAAACCAGATGTGCCTAAAGGATACGCCCTTGAAACATACCAAAAAAGAGCTGAACCTGAGGAATACAATTCTGACCCAGATCAAGGAATGGCTGAGATTGAAAGCCTCTTTCCTAAAACACAAGACATAGCTGTGCCTAAAGACCTTTCTACAAAAACACACCAAGAAACAGTTGAACCTGAACACTTCTCTTGTGAAACATATCAAGAATTTGCTATGCCTAAAGCATCCTGCCATCAAAGGATCCAAGAAATGCCTGCCCCTGAGGAATATACACCTGAAATATATCAAGAGACACCTGGACCTGCGGACTCTTCACCTGAAATATACCAAGAAACAGCTGGGACTGAAGACTCTTCACCTGAAATATACCAAGAAACACCTGGGCCTGAGGACCTCTCTACTAAGACATATAAAAATAAGGATATGCCTAAAGAATGCTTTCCAGAACCATACCAAGAAACAGGTGGGCCCCAAGGCCAGGATCCTAAAACACATCAGGAGGATGCTAAGGATGTTTATACTTTTCCCCGAG aaatgagagaaaaaccCAAAGCAGAAGAACCAGAGATACCAGCAATTCCAAATGTTCCTCAAGAGATTCATCCAGAAAATGATGTCTttagttatgttttgttttaa
- the HEMGN gene encoding hemogen isoform X4, which translates to MMEKALASVEKETEPPRSITEALSLVASPKKVVPKKQFSAEDKESIMYQESSSELQGIVVQNHPSETCQDMAEPEVLSPTMCQERMVLQDHTSKICPDMAEPEALSPIMCQETVVLQGHPSKMCPDISEPEASSPTMFQETAILQSHPSRMCPDTAEPEALSPTKSQEMAVVKDIPSKTPEDVADLEGCSLEAPPKPDVPKGYALETYQKRAEPEEYNSDPDQGMAEIESLFPKTQDIAVPKDLSTKTHQETVEPEHFSCETYQEFAMPKASCHQRIQEMPAPEEYTPEIYQETPGPADSSPEIYQETAGTEDSSPEIYQETPGPEDLSTKTYKNKDMPKECFPEPYQETGGPQGQDPKTHQEDAKDVYTFPREMREKPKAEEPEIPAIPNVPQEIHPENDVFSYVLF; encoded by the exons atgatGGAGAAAGCACTGGCATCTGTGGAGAaagaaactgagccacccaggagtatAACCGAAGCACTCTCTCTGGTAGCCTCTCCCAAAAAAGTTGTGCCTAAGAAACAATTTTCTGCAGAGGATAAAGAAAGCATTATGTATCAGGAGAGTTCTTCTGAGTTACAAGGAATAGTGGTACAAAACCACCCTTCTGAAACATGCCAAGATATGGCTGAACCTGAAGTCCTCTCTCCTACAATGTGCCAAGAAAGAATGGTACTTCAAGACCATACTTCTAAAATTTGTCCTGATATGGCTGAACCTGAAGCCCTCTCTCCTATAATGTGCCAAGAAACAGTTGTACTTCAAGGTCATCCTTCCAAAATGTGTCCTGATATCTCTGAACCTGAAGCCTCCTCTCCTACAATGTTCCAAGAAACAGCTATACTTCAAAGCCATCCTTCCAGAATGTGCCCTGATACGGCTGAACCTGAAGCCCTCTCTCCTACAAAAAGCCAAGAAATGGCTGTAGTCAAAGACATTCCTTCTAAAACACCTGAAGACGTAGCTGACCTGGAAGGATGCTCTCTTGAAGCACCCCCCAAACCAGATGTGCCTAAAGGATACGCCCTTGAAACATACCAAAAAAGAGCTGAACCTGAGGAATACAATTCTGACCCAGATCAAGGAATGGCTGAGATTGAAAGCCTCTTTCCTAAAACACAAGACATAGCTGTGCCTAAAGACCTTTCTACAAAAACACACCAAGAAACAGTTGAACCTGAACACTTCTCTTGTGAAACATATCAAGAATTTGCTATGCCTAAAGCATCCTGCCATCAAAGGATCCAAGAAATGCCTGCCCCTGAGGAATATACACCTGAAATATATCAAGAGACACCTGGACCTGCGGACTCTTCACCTGAAATATACCAAGAAACAGCTGGGACTGAAGACTCTTCACCTGAAATATACCAAGAAACACCTGGGCCTGAGGACCTCTCTACTAAGACATATAAAAATAAGGATATGCCTAAAGAATGCTTTCCAGAACCATACCAAGAAACAGGTGGGCCCCAAGGCCAGGATCCTAAAACACATCAGGAGGATGCTAAGGATGTTTATACTTTTCCCCGAG aaatgagagaaaaaccCAAAGCAGAAGAACCAGAGATACCAGCAATTCCAAATGTTCCTCAAGAGATTCATCCAGAAAATGATGTCTttagttatgttttgttttaa
- the TRMO gene encoding tRNA (adenine(37)-N6)-methyltransferase isoform X2, translating into MGLEQFSHVWILFVFHKNGHLSCKAKVQPPRLNGAKTGVFSTRSPHRPNAIGLTLAKLEKLEGGAIYLSGIDMIHGTPVLDIKPYIAEYDSPQNLVEPPQDFNLQKNQYKPKNTSQSNGKIDSYDQRQISRCDKPQAYSHTKEKPKCPEDRTSEDDMKRDNSTKVQQNSPQHREIAADLGLESRNDESLNVVEEQIGPYCLEKSFSDKIRHVQGGMAVDEKSFSEEGTEKRLRSGKEAVVPKGNSAELQPMALHCPSRMAGAAPHSMVPAWVREAPVATLEVRFTPHAEMDLEHLSSEDGSQSSFKYFQSAEEARHAIEAVLSADPRSIYRRKLCQDRLFYFTVDIAHITCWFGDDFAEVLRIKPASEPVQMTDPEEYLVSLGS; encoded by the exons ATGGGCTTAGAACAGTTTTCTCATGTTTG gattttgtttgtttttcacaaaaATGGTCATTTGAGCTGTAAGGCGAAAGTGCAGCCTCCCAGGCTGAATGGTGCGAAGACTGGAGTTTTCTCCACAAGGAGCCCGCATCGTCCCAATGCGATAGGATTGACCCTGGCCAAGCTGGAAAAGCTAGAAG GTGGAGCTATATACCTTTCTGGAATTGACATGATTCATGGCACACCTGTCCTAGACATAAAGCCCTACATAGCTGAATATGACTCACCTCAAAATTTGGTTGAACCTCCACAGGACTTTAATTTACAGAAAAACCAATATAAACCCAAAAATACATCTCAGTCTAATGGCAAGATTGACAGCTATGACCAGCGACAGATCTCAAGGTGTGATAAACCACAAGCCTATAGTCACACTAAGGAGAAACCTAAATGTCCTGAAGATAGAACTTCAGAAGACGATATGAAACGTGACAACTCAACAAAAGTCCAGCAAAACTCCCCTCAGCACAGGGAGATAGCAGCAGATTTGGGCTTAGAATCAAGAAATGATGAAAGTCTGAATGTTGTAGAAGAACAAATTGGCCCATATTGCCTGGAGAAGAGCTTTTCAGACAAGATCAGgcacgttcagggtggtatggccgtagatgAGAAGAGCTTTTCAGAGGAAGGTACAGAAAAGAGGCTAAGGAGTGGGAAAGAAGCAGTGGTTCCAAAAGGAAATAGTGCAGAGTTGCAGCCCATGGCTCTTCACTGCCCTTCCAGGATGGCTGGTGCAGCCCCCCACAGCATGGTCCCTGCCTGGGTGAGAGAGGCCCCTGTGGCCACCTTGGAAGTCCGGTTTACTCCTCACGCAGAGATGGATCTTGAGCACCTCAGTTCAGAAG ATGGCAGTCAgtcttcatttaaatattttcaatcagCAGAGGAAGCAAGGCATGCCATTGAGGCTGTGTTGTCAGCCGACCCTCGGTCCATATATCGACGGAAGCTCTGCCAGGACCGCCTTTTCTACTTTACTGTAGACATAGCACACATCACTTGCTGGTTTGGTGATGACTTTGCAGAGGTTCTAAGGATCAAGCCAGCTTCAGAACCTGTTCAGATGACTGATCCTGAGGAGTACTTGGTGTCTCTGGGATCGTAA
- the HEMGN gene encoding hemogen isoform X3 has product MKKCKRPRTGKGNKRGRKRKQNTELKVEPQSQFKNDMMEKALASVEKETEPPRSITEALSLVASPKKVVPKKQFSAEDKESIMYQESSSELQGIVVQNHPSETCQDMAEPEVLSPTMCQERMVLQDHTSKICPDMAEPEALSPIMCQETVVLQGHPSKMCPDISEPEASSPTMFQETAILQSHPSRMCPDTAEPEALSPTKSQEMAVVKDIPSKTPEDVADLEGCSLEAPPKPDVPKGYALETYQKRAEPEEYNSDPDQGMAEIESLFPKTQDIAVPKDLSTKTHQETVEPEHFSCETYQEFAMPKASCHQRIQEMPAPEEYTPEIYQETPGPADSSPEIYQETAGTEDSSPEIYQETPGPEDLSTKTYKNKDMPKECFPEPYQETGGPQGQDPKTHQEDAKDVYTFPREMREKPKAEEPEIPAIPNVPQEIHPENDVFSYVLF; this is encoded by the exons ATG aaaaaatgcaAGCGGCCAAggacaggaaaaggaaataaaagaggcagaaagagaaaacaaaatacagaactgAAGGTGGAACCTCagtcacaatttaaaaatgacatgatGGAGAAAGCACTGGCATCTGTGGAGAaagaaactgagccacccaggagtatAACCGAAGCACTCTCTCTGGTAGCCTCTCCCAAAAAAGTTGTGCCTAAGAAACAATTTTCTGCAGAGGATAAAGAAAGCATTATGTATCAGGAGAGTTCTTCTGAGTTACAAGGAATAGTGGTACAAAACCACCCTTCTGAAACATGCCAAGATATGGCTGAACCTGAAGTCCTCTCTCCTACAATGTGCCAAGAAAGAATGGTACTTCAAGACCATACTTCTAAAATTTGTCCTGATATGGCTGAACCTGAAGCCCTCTCTCCTATAATGTGCCAAGAAACAGTTGTACTTCAAGGTCATCCTTCCAAAATGTGTCCTGATATCTCTGAACCTGAAGCCTCCTCTCCTACAATGTTCCAAGAAACAGCTATACTTCAAAGCCATCCTTCCAGAATGTGCCCTGATACGGCTGAACCTGAAGCCCTCTCTCCTACAAAAAGCCAAGAAATGGCTGTAGTCAAAGACATTCCTTCTAAAACACCTGAAGACGTAGCTGACCTGGAAGGATGCTCTCTTGAAGCACCCCCCAAACCAGATGTGCCTAAAGGATACGCCCTTGAAACATACCAAAAAAGAGCTGAACCTGAGGAATACAATTCTGACCCAGATCAAGGAATGGCTGAGATTGAAAGCCTCTTTCCTAAAACACAAGACATAGCTGTGCCTAAAGACCTTTCTACAAAAACACACCAAGAAACAGTTGAACCTGAACACTTCTCTTGTGAAACATATCAAGAATTTGCTATGCCTAAAGCATCCTGCCATCAAAGGATCCAAGAAATGCCTGCCCCTGAGGAATATACACCTGAAATATATCAAGAGACACCTGGACCTGCGGACTCTTCACCTGAAATATACCAAGAAACAGCTGGGACTGAAGACTCTTCACCTGAAATATACCAAGAAACACCTGGGCCTGAGGACCTCTCTACTAAGACATATAAAAATAAGGATATGCCTAAAGAATGCTTTCCAGAACCATACCAAGAAACAGGTGGGCCCCAAGGCCAGGATCCTAAAACACATCAGGAGGATGCTAAGGATGTTTATACTTTTCCCCGAG aaatgagagaaaaaccCAAAGCAGAAGAACCAGAGATACCAGCAATTCCAAATGTTCCTCAAGAGATTCATCCAGAAAATGATGTCTttagttatgttttgttttaa
- the TRMO gene encoding tRNA (adenine(37)-N6)-methyltransferase isoform X1 has product MRGSEEPGSRPAAAPCGCVKPALETGNILTEPIGYLESCFSAKNGTPRQPSICSHSRACLRIRKSIFNNPEHSLMGLEQFSHVWILFVFHKNGHLSCKAKVQPPRLNGAKTGVFSTRSPHRPNAIGLTLAKLEKLEGGAIYLSGIDMIHGTPVLDIKPYIAEYDSPQNLVEPPQDFNLQKNQYKPKNTSQSNGKIDSYDQRQISRCDKPQAYSHTKEKPKCPEDRTSEDDMKRDNSTKVQQNSPQHREIAADLGLESRNDESLNVVEEQIGPYCLEKSFSDKIRHVQGGMAVDEKSFSEEGTEKRLRSGKEAVVPKGNSAELQPMALHCPSRMAGAAPHSMVPAWVREAPVATLEVRFTPHAEMDLEHLSSEDGSQSSFKYFQSAEEARHAIEAVLSADPRSIYRRKLCQDRLFYFTVDIAHITCWFGDDFAEVLRIKPASEPVQMTDPEEYLVSLGS; this is encoded by the exons ATGCGCGGCTCGGAGGAGCCGGGGTCTCGGCCCGCAGCGGCCCCGTGCGGGTGCGTGAAGCCGGCTCTGGAAACAG GGAATATTTTAACTGAGCCAATTGGCTATTTGGAATCCTGTTTCTCAGCGAAGAATGGTACTCCAAGGCAGCCATCTATTTGTAGCCATTCGCGGGCTTGTTTGAGAATTAGAAAGAGCATCTTTAATAATCCTGAACATTCTTTGATGGGCTTAGAACAGTTTTCTCATGTTTG gattttgtttgtttttcacaaaaATGGTCATTTGAGCTGTAAGGCGAAAGTGCAGCCTCCCAGGCTGAATGGTGCGAAGACTGGAGTTTTCTCCACAAGGAGCCCGCATCGTCCCAATGCGATAGGATTGACCCTGGCCAAGCTGGAAAAGCTAGAAG GTGGAGCTATATACCTTTCTGGAATTGACATGATTCATGGCACACCTGTCCTAGACATAAAGCCCTACATAGCTGAATATGACTCACCTCAAAATTTGGTTGAACCTCCACAGGACTTTAATTTACAGAAAAACCAATATAAACCCAAAAATACATCTCAGTCTAATGGCAAGATTGACAGCTATGACCAGCGACAGATCTCAAGGTGTGATAAACCACAAGCCTATAGTCACACTAAGGAGAAACCTAAATGTCCTGAAGATAGAACTTCAGAAGACGATATGAAACGTGACAACTCAACAAAAGTCCAGCAAAACTCCCCTCAGCACAGGGAGATAGCAGCAGATTTGGGCTTAGAATCAAGAAATGATGAAAGTCTGAATGTTGTAGAAGAACAAATTGGCCCATATTGCCTGGAGAAGAGCTTTTCAGACAAGATCAGgcacgttcagggtggtatggccgtagatgAGAAGAGCTTTTCAGAGGAAGGTACAGAAAAGAGGCTAAGGAGTGGGAAAGAAGCAGTGGTTCCAAAAGGAAATAGTGCAGAGTTGCAGCCCATGGCTCTTCACTGCCCTTCCAGGATGGCTGGTGCAGCCCCCCACAGCATGGTCCCTGCCTGGGTGAGAGAGGCCCCTGTGGCCACCTTGGAAGTCCGGTTTACTCCTCACGCAGAGATGGATCTTGAGCACCTCAGTTCAGAAG ATGGCAGTCAgtcttcatttaaatattttcaatcagCAGAGGAAGCAAGGCATGCCATTGAGGCTGTGTTGTCAGCCGACCCTCGGTCCATATATCGACGGAAGCTCTGCCAGGACCGCCTTTTCTACTTTACTGTAGACATAGCACACATCACTTGCTGGTTTGGTGATGACTTTGCAGAGGTTCTAAGGATCAAGCCAGCTTCAGAACCTGTTCAGATGACTGATCCTGAGGAGTACTTGGTGTCTCTGGGATCGTAA